A genomic region of Methanosarcina thermophila TM-1 contains the following coding sequences:
- a CDS encoding ABC transporter ATP-binding protein has product MDNTLIAFRNVWKIYQMGEVKVNALRAVSVKFRKGEFAAIIGPSGSGKSTMMNLVGCLDIPTKGEIYLKGRNIAWLKESELAVLRGRTIGFVFQQYNLIPGMTALENVLLPLEIQEIDDRIAERKAKKLLSLVGLSDKIQHKPSQLSGGQQQRVSIARALACNPEIILADEPTGALDSVTGRELLEMLYRLWKEEGKTIVMVTHDLHLAKYASRHIELKDGKIVRDGINEERLTPETHLEEQETEA; this is encoded by the coding sequence ATGGACAATACACTGATTGCCTTTCGGAATGTCTGGAAAATCTATCAGATGGGGGAGGTCAAGGTCAATGCCCTGAGAGCTGTAAGCGTAAAGTTCAGGAAAGGAGAGTTCGCCGCAATAATCGGGCCTTCCGGAAGCGGAAAATCCACAATGATGAATCTTGTGGGCTGTCTGGATATTCCCACAAAAGGCGAGATCTACCTGAAAGGCCGGAACATAGCCTGGCTTAAAGAATCGGAGCTTGCAGTTCTGAGAGGCAGAACAATAGGATTTGTTTTCCAGCAGTATAATCTGATTCCTGGCATGACTGCCCTTGAAAACGTACTTCTGCCACTTGAAATTCAGGAAATTGATGATCGGATAGCAGAAAGAAAGGCAAAAAAGTTGCTTTCACTCGTAGGGCTTTCAGATAAAATCCAGCATAAACCTTCTCAACTTTCAGGCGGTCAGCAACAAAGGGTCTCAATAGCAAGGGCTCTTGCCTGCAATCCAGAAATAATCCTCGCAGATGAGCCAACAGGTGCCCTTGACAGTGTAACAGGAAGGGAATTGCTGGAAATGCTTTACAGGCTCTGGAAAGAAGAAGGCAAAACAATAGTCATGGTTACTCATGACCTGCACCTTGCAAAGTACGCAAGCAGGCACATCGAGCTAAAAGATGGAAAAATTGTCAGAGATGGGATAAACGAAGAGAGGCTTACTCCTGAAACCCATCTTGAAGAACAGGAGACTGAAGCCTGA
- a CDS encoding hydantoinase B/oxoprolinase family protein — MSPKAGWQFWIDRGGTFTDIVARSPDGKIITHKLLSDDPCHYKDAAMHGIRQILGLPGDAPLPAEIIESVKMGTTVGTNALLERKGERTVLVINRGFRDVLRIGYQNRPDIFAQKIELPDQLYERVIEVSGRVGASGEEIAALDLKNARKELEAAFEAGICSVAIVLMHAYRFPEHELKLGRLAREIGFTQVSLSHQTSPLIKLVSRGETTVVDAYLSPVLRRYVDMVQKSLEDGREEKKNEGEIEKRRGETGDRENEEGDGKKKESEKTPRLMFMQSSGGLTDANTFQGKDCILSGPAGGIVGAVATSEMAGVKKIITFDMGGTSTDVAQYSGEYERSLETEIAGVRLRTPMMRIHTVAAGGGSILHYEGGRFRVGPDSAGSDPGPVCYRKGGPLTVTDCNVMLGKLQPAFFPATFGPNADQPLDSELVRRKFTELAEKISGEGKKEGKSESENDSNIWTPEQVAEGFLSVAVENMANAIKKISVQRGYNIKEYTLCCFGGAAAQHACRVADSLGIKSIFIHPYAGVLSAYGMGLADQRLIKEHYVGSELSDTLVEDLKPVFLGLENEGSRLMREQGVQEDKIMSLYKVHMRYAGSDTQLVVDFGDKDALRKSFEEAHRKCFGFIMEGKPIIIEAVSVETIGINERVTDPVLEKEENPVISPVAKVRMYSNGEFHETSVFNRDELKPGTCISGPAMLIEKNTTIILEPGWEGRVTKRNHLFLKRKTLLPAQIAIGTDVDPVMLEIFNNKFMSVAEQMGFTLQNTAHSVNIKERLDFSCAVFDGQGNLIANAPHIPVHLGSMGECVKSLIRTQLKGMRPRDVYLINSPYNGGTHLPDITVVTPMFGDSGKILFYLASRGHHADVGGISPGSVPPNSRTILEEGVLSEGMKIVEQGRFCEERLKAWLGSGKYPARNPAQNIADIRAQIAANEKGLSELRKMIEEFSLETVEAYMGHVQDNAEEAVRRVIDRLADGEFTYKLDDGSAIRVKVTIDRKNRSARIDFTGTSPQLPNNFNAPASVCIAAVLYAFRTLVKSDIPLNAGCLRPLEIIIPEGSLLRPEPPAAVVAGNVETSQYIVDALFGALGKLAASQGTMNNFTFGNADFQYYETICGGAGAGPDFSGTDAVHTHMTNSRITDPEILETRFPVLLEEFSIREGSGGEGKFRGGNGVIRKFRFLKDMNVAILSSHRKFPPFGLKGGRPGKCGRNLLIRRDGSVLEVGGQAEIALKAGELFVIETPGGGGYGELSEPEKVNRKQSKTEVKQESTQ, encoded by the coding sequence ATGTCCCCCAAAGCCGGATGGCAGTTCTGGATTGACCGCGGAGGCACGTTTACTGATATCGTTGCTCGCAGTCCTGATGGAAAAATAATCACTCATAAGCTTCTTTCAGACGATCCGTGCCACTATAAGGATGCAGCCATGCATGGGATTCGGCAGATTCTCGGGCTGCCAGGAGATGCACCGCTGCCCGCTGAGATTATAGAATCCGTGAAAATGGGAACAACGGTCGGCACGAATGCTCTGCTTGAACGGAAAGGGGAAAGGACTGTTCTTGTTATAAACCGGGGGTTCAGGGATGTCCTGAGAATCGGGTATCAGAATCGCCCGGATATTTTTGCTCAGAAGATCGAACTTCCTGACCAGCTTTATGAGAGAGTTATCGAGGTGTCCGGCAGGGTAGGAGCCAGCGGGGAGGAAATTGCAGCCCTGGACCTTAAAAATGCAAGAAAAGAGCTTGAAGCGGCTTTTGAAGCCGGAATTTGCTCAGTTGCAATTGTACTCATGCATGCGTACAGGTTTCCTGAGCATGAGCTTAAACTCGGCAGGCTTGCCAGGGAAATCGGGTTTACGCAGGTGTCACTCTCCCATCAGACAAGCCCGTTAATTAAACTCGTAAGCAGGGGGGAAACGACCGTAGTCGATGCTTATCTCTCACCTGTGCTCCGCAGGTATGTTGATATGGTTCAGAAATCCCTTGAAGACGGCAGGGAAGAGAAAAAAAATGAAGGTGAAATAGAAAAAAGAAGAGGGGAGACAGGAGATAGGGAAAATGAAGAAGGGGATGGAAAAAAGAAGGAATCTGAAAAAACTCCCAGGTTAATGTTCATGCAGTCCAGCGGAGGGCTTACGGACGCCAACACTTTTCAGGGTAAGGACTGCATCCTGTCGGGTCCGGCTGGGGGAATCGTTGGGGCTGTTGCTACCTCAGAAATGGCAGGGGTAAAGAAAATAATTACTTTCGATATGGGAGGCACTTCTACGGATGTAGCCCAGTACAGCGGGGAGTACGAGCGCAGTCTTGAAACTGAGATTGCAGGGGTGCGTCTTCGTACTCCCATGATGCGCATCCATACGGTTGCAGCAGGCGGAGGCTCCATACTTCATTATGAGGGGGGCAGATTCAGGGTAGGTCCTGACTCGGCAGGTTCGGACCCGGGTCCGGTGTGTTACAGAAAAGGTGGACCACTTACGGTTACTGACTGCAATGTCATGCTTGGAAAACTTCAGCCTGCATTTTTTCCGGCTACTTTTGGGCCTAACGCCGATCAGCCGCTTGACTCTGAGCTTGTGCGCAGGAAGTTCACAGAGCTTGCTGAAAAGATTTCAGGAGAAGGCAAAAAAGAAGGCAAAAGCGAAAGCGAAAATGACAGTAATATCTGGACACCTGAGCAGGTAGCCGAGGGTTTCCTTTCGGTTGCGGTTGAGAATATGGCAAACGCCATAAAGAAAATCTCGGTCCAGCGGGGCTACAATATAAAGGAATATACCCTCTGCTGTTTCGGAGGTGCTGCTGCCCAGCACGCCTGCAGGGTTGCAGATAGCCTCGGGATCAAAAGCATTTTCATTCATCCTTATGCAGGTGTGCTCTCGGCATACGGCATGGGGCTTGCAGACCAGAGGCTGATAAAAGAGCACTATGTGGGCAGCGAACTCTCAGATACGCTGGTAGAAGATTTGAAGCCGGTGTTTCTTGGGCTTGAAAATGAGGGCAGTCGGCTCATGCGCGAACAAGGAGTGCAGGAAGATAAAATTATGTCACTCTATAAAGTGCATATGCGTTATGCAGGCTCGGATACGCAGCTGGTTGTCGATTTTGGGGATAAGGATGCTCTAAGGAAAAGCTTCGAGGAAGCCCACAGGAAATGCTTCGGATTTATAATGGAGGGAAAGCCCATAATTATTGAAGCTGTTTCTGTAGAAACTATCGGGATTAATGAGAGGGTTACTGACCCTGTGCTGGAAAAGGAAGAAAATCCGGTTATCTCTCCTGTTGCTAAAGTCAGGATGTATAGCAATGGAGAATTTCACGAGACATCAGTTTTCAATAGGGACGAGCTCAAACCCGGAACCTGCATAAGCGGGCCCGCGATGCTTATAGAGAAAAACACAACAATTATTCTCGAACCCGGTTGGGAAGGGAGGGTTACTAAACGCAACCATCTTTTCCTTAAAAGAAAAACTCTGCTTCCAGCTCAGATAGCTATAGGAACTGATGTCGATCCTGTAATGCTTGAGATATTTAATAACAAGTTCATGTCGGTTGCCGAGCAGATGGGGTTCACCCTGCAGAATACTGCTCACTCGGTAAACATAAAGGAAAGGCTGGATTTTTCCTGTGCCGTTTTCGATGGGCAGGGGAATCTCATAGCAAATGCTCCTCATATCCCTGTGCATCTGGGCTCAATGGGAGAATGCGTAAAGTCCCTTATCCGGACGCAATTAAAGGGAATGCGACCAAGAGATGTGTATCTTATCAATTCCCCATACAACGGGGGAACCCATCTACCTGATATCACGGTTGTTACCCCGATGTTTGGAGATTCCGGGAAAATCCTGTTTTACCTGGCTTCGAGAGGTCATCATGCCGATGTAGGAGGAATAAGTCCCGGTTCTGTGCCTCCTAACAGCAGGACAATCTTGGAAGAAGGAGTTTTGAGCGAGGGTATGAAAATTGTTGAACAGGGTCGTTTCTGTGAAGAAAGACTGAAAGCCTGGCTAGGCTCGGGAAAATATCCTGCAAGAAATCCTGCTCAAAATATTGCTGATATTCGTGCACAGATCGCTGCAAATGAAAAAGGGCTTTCTGAACTGCGTAAGATGATTGAGGAGTTTTCCCTTGAGACGGTTGAAGCGTATATGGGTCATGTGCAGGATAACGCCGAGGAAGCGGTCAGAAGAGTTATTGACAGGCTTGCTGATGGGGAATTCACATATAAACTCGACGATGGAAGTGCCATCCGGGTAAAAGTTACAATTGATCGCAAAAATCGGAGTGCAAGAATAGATTTTACAGGTACTTCCCCCCAGCTTCCGAATAACTTCAATGCTCCAGCTTCGGTTTGCATTGCTGCTGTACTCTACGCTTTCAGGACGCTTGTAAAAAGTGATATCCCCCTTAATGCAGGCTGCCTGAGGCCGCTTGAGATTATTATCCCTGAAGGCTCATTGCTGAGACCAGAGCCGCCTGCTGCTGTTGTTGCAGGCAATGTTGAAACATCGCAGTATATTGTTGATGCCCTTTTCGGAGCCCTGGGCAAACTTGCGGCTTCCCAGGGTACTATGAACAATTTTACCTTCGGAAATGCAGATTTCCAGTATTATGAAACCATTTGCGGAGGTGCAGGAGCAGGTCCAGACTTTTCAGGAACGGATGCTGTCCACACTCATATGACCAACTCAAGGATTACCGACCCTGAGATCCTTGAGACAAGATTTCCAGTTTTACTTGAGGAGTTTTCCATACGGGAAGGAAGCGGCGGAGAAGGCAAGTTCAGGGGTGGAAACGGGGTTATCCGAAAGTTCAGGTTCCTGAAAGATATGAATGTCGCCATTCTCTCAAGCCACAGAAAATTCCCGCCTTTTGGGCTCAAAGGCGGAAGACCCGGAAAGTGCGGAAGAAACCTGCTTATCCGCAGGGACGGCAGTGTTCTCGAAGTTGGAGGTCAGGCAGAGATTGCACTGAAGGCAGGCGAGCTTTTTGTAATTGAAACCCCGGGCGGCGGAGGATATGGCGAACTGTCCGAACCTGAGAAAGTAAACAGGAAACAGAGTAAAACAGAAGTCAAGCAGGAGTCAACTCAATAA
- a CDS encoding acyl carrier protein — MEQIKNDIVDYLKANSFMDNNTLLNDNDSLAQNGIIDSIGLLELMDYICEKYSIDIPEDMLTPENFDTLEGIANMIIKLSK, encoded by the coding sequence ATGGAACAAATTAAGAATGATATTGTCGATTATTTGAAGGCTAATTCTTTTATGGACAATAACACTCTCCTGAATGATAATGATTCTCTCGCTCAAAATGGCATAATAGATTCAATTGGTTTGCTTGAACTTATGGATTATATCTGTGAGAAATATTCTATTGATATTCCTGAGGACATGCTCACCCCGGAAAATTTTGATACTCTGGAAGGAATTGCGAATATGATAATTAAGCTGTCGAAGTGA
- a CDS encoding COG1361 S-layer family protein, translating to MDCKFTGFICVLLLLFSLAQPVLAEDSSEDKSTSYVSAGLDKGLTIDLLNQDPDPVKPGDILEVRLSVQNMGYKDLEDCVLEIKPSYPFKALAGEKLVQNIGTLGKRSEDSRRKVVKFKLGVENSVNAGKYPLKVYAYTKGDGNRLALTKELNIEIDSESNAEIEYISVEKLVPGTKTTLVFGIKNVGNSPLKNAMFSWECTGDVILPVGSSNVKHINHIDIGDTANVSFEVLTNVNTKPGLYKLDMILTYDDIEELKTITEAGTVENQKRKEIKSKAGIYVGGTTEFDIAFMERGPTGSYTFSVSNIGNNGANSVKVSVPLQENWTVTDGSNSVMLGNLQKGDMTVADFNLKPKEVGKDLPIKFEISYTSNDGIRQVEEKQLTLYSSPFSSSIEPGMPEKGGSSSFKYKAGFAMLACVLCVVGYKKHQKKMGMKNAQEKEFNEIKSEDPDR from the coding sequence ATGGATTGTAAATTTACAGGTTTTATTTGCGTGCTTTTACTGCTCTTCTCACTCGCTCAACCCGTCCTGGCAGAAGACAGTTCTGAGGATAAGAGCACTTCTTATGTAAGTGCGGGGCTTGATAAAGGCTTAACTATCGACCTGCTCAACCAGGATCCTGACCCCGTAAAACCCGGGGATATTCTTGAAGTCAGGCTTTCCGTACAGAACATGGGATATAAGGATCTAGAGGACTGTGTGCTGGAAATCAAGCCCAGTTATCCTTTCAAAGCTCTTGCCGGCGAGAAGCTTGTACAGAACATCGGCACTCTGGGAAAACGTTCTGAAGACAGCCGCAGAAAGGTCGTGAAATTCAAGCTAGGGGTTGAGAACAGCGTCAATGCAGGCAAATATCCCCTGAAAGTGTACGCTTATACGAAAGGAGACGGAAATCGGCTTGCTCTTACAAAAGAACTCAATATAGAAATTGATAGCGAATCAAACGCTGAAATCGAGTATATAAGTGTTGAAAAATTGGTGCCCGGAACAAAGACCACTCTTGTTTTCGGCATAAAGAATGTAGGGAACTCTCCTTTGAAAAATGCAATGTTTTCCTGGGAATGTACAGGGGATGTTATCCTGCCTGTGGGTTCAAGCAATGTCAAGCACATTAATCATATTGACATAGGAGATACCGCAAATGTCAGTTTCGAGGTTCTGACGAACGTCAATACGAAGCCAGGTCTGTATAAGCTGGATATGATACTCACGTATGACGATATTGAAGAACTCAAGACTATCACGGAAGCGGGCACTGTAGAAAACCAGAAGCGAAAAGAGATAAAAAGCAAGGCTGGAATCTATGTTGGAGGCACAACTGAGTTTGATATTGCGTTCATGGAAAGGGGACCAACAGGATCTTACACTTTTTCGGTTTCGAATATAGGGAATAATGGGGCAAACTCAGTTAAGGTTTCTGTTCCCCTGCAGGAGAACTGGACTGTTACGGACGGAAGCAACTCCGTAATGCTTGGAAACCTGCAAAAAGGCGACATGACAGTTGCCGATTTCAATCTTAAGCCAAAAGAGGTAGGGAAAGATCTGCCTATAAAATTTGAGATCAGCTATACCTCAAATGATGGAATCAGGCAGGTCGAGGAAAAACAATTAACCCTTTACTCCTCACCTTTTTCCTCATCAATTGAGCCTGGCATGCCAGAAAAGGGCGGGTCAAGCTCATTTAAATACAAGGCAGGATTCGCTATGCTTGCCTGTGTATTATGCGTTGTAGGTTACAAAAAACACCAGAAAAAGATGGGAATGAAAAATGCACAGGAAAAAGAGTTTAATGAAATAAAATCCGAGGACCCGGACAGGTAA
- a CDS encoding 2-oxoacid:acceptor oxidoreductase family protein — MIPKKGADLMLALEPMEAVRYLDFLKDGGIIIVNTQPVVPVTVTSGQAKYPEVSDTLDALV, encoded by the coding sequence ATGATCCCGAAAAAAGGCGCAGACCTTATGCTTGCCCTTGAGCCAATGGAAGCCGTAAGGTACCTAGATTTCCTGAAAGACGGTGGGATTATTATAGTAAATACCCAGCCTGTAGTTCCTGTAACCGTTACTTCGGGTCAGGCAAAATACCCTGAGGTTTCAGATACCCTTGATGCCCTTGTCTGA
- a CDS encoding endonuclease III domain-containing protein, protein MKNRVQNSGIGRTDIRISKIKEPIGSEPAIGKIYDCLFALYGPQGWWPLTDLQKTGFAVPSKTGSVQGYHPADYTYPQTRNQQFEIICGALLTQNTSWIQVEKALSNLKQINALCPEAILSLDPEALKEAIRPAGYYNQKAVRLKTLAGWFSELGDRIPAREELLSLKGVGPETADSILLYAFKQLSFVVDAYTKRIVTNLGLVDEKAGYNEIKALFEENLPQDLAVYQEYHALLVEHAKRYYQKKGNWGNDILLKCIS, encoded by the coding sequence ATGAAAAATCGTGTTCAAAATTCCGGCATCGGAAGAACAGATATAAGGATAAGCAAAATAAAAGAACCAATAGGTTCTGAACCTGCTATCGGAAAGATCTATGACTGTCTTTTTGCCTTATACGGTCCCCAGGGCTGGTGGCCTTTGACCGATCTTCAAAAGACTGGCTTTGCAGTCCCCTCAAAAACCGGTTCTGTCCAGGGATACCATCCTGCCGACTATACCTATCCTCAAACCCGGAACCAGCAATTTGAAATCATCTGCGGAGCCCTGCTCACCCAGAATACGAGCTGGATACAGGTTGAAAAAGCTCTCTCCAACCTTAAACAGATAAATGCTCTTTGCCCAGAAGCAATTCTTTCCCTTGATCCGGAAGCCCTGAAGGAAGCTATCAGACCGGCAGGTTATTATAACCAGAAAGCAGTGCGCCTGAAAACCCTTGCAGGCTGGTTTTCGGAGCTTGGAGACCGGATTCCTGCGCGGGAAGAGCTTCTTTCGTTAAAAGGCGTGGGTCCCGAAACTGCGGATTCTATCCTGCTGTATGCCTTCAAACAGCTTTCCTTTGTCGTTGATGCCTACACAAAAAGAATAGTAACAAACCTTGGTCTTGTTGATGAAAAAGCAGGTTATAATGAAATCAAAGCCCTGTTTGAAGAAAATTTGCCTCAAGACCTGGCTGTGTATCAGGAGTATCATGCCCTGCTTGTTGAGCATGCCAAAAGGTATTATCAGAAAAAAGGCAATTGGGGTAATGATATTTTACTGAAATGTATATCTTAG
- a CDS encoding 2-oxoacid:acceptor oxidoreductase family protein, whose product MSEKYIVKAFNADELAFEAGSRLSMNVVMVGAVSGYLPIPKETLLESIKALVPQKMVEVNLRAFEAGKQKVEES is encoded by the coding sequence TTGTCTGAAAAATACATAGTAAAAGCCTTCAATGCCGATGAACTGGCGTTTGAAGCCGGGAGCAGGCTTTCAATGAATGTCGTAATGGTAGGGGCAGTTTCAGGCTATCTGCCCATTCCGAAAGAAACCCTGCTTGAGAGCATAAAAGCCCTTGTGCCTCAGAAAATGGTTGAAGTGAATCTCAGGGCTTTTGAAGCAGGAAAACAGAAAGTAGAGGAAAGTTGA
- a CDS encoding ABC transporter permease → MKTGKILKIALSMVKANKLRSWLTIIGVIIGIASVMAIVTTGEYFEKEVTETLEGFGGDTITIVASTPFHITDEEFVIEDLEDPEESSEYSEVSSGVVIENDEGKRETGTDMSDYLESESEEAELTKMDVFALRSIPAIEYINVNVEKDAELKFGGESTWVWVKGVDPEVWPKISKKELEQGRMLKAGDRNVVILSNELAKESFEKEIRLNQMILLNGRSYRVIGILEENGGLLGGFTGLFGSSVYMPYQDVYSLARDEDLPERETYSSIELKLHKGADYNSAIQEIENKLRISRRVNEDTQDFYVNSNREAIEGVRKLINGLTAFLAFIAGISLLVGSTGIANTMFTSVLEKTKEIGIMKAIGAKNRDIMLIFLCNSAMISLVGGIIGILLGTAAVQAVLLFLSIRMNAPFEFALSLKATFVATFVSILVGLIAGLVPAKNASELKPVDALRYE, encoded by the coding sequence ATGAAAACCGGGAAAATTTTAAAAATTGCCCTGAGTATGGTTAAAGCCAATAAGCTGAGAAGCTGGCTGACAATTATAGGGGTGATAATAGGCATTGCCTCGGTAATGGCAATCGTCACTACAGGAGAGTATTTCGAGAAAGAAGTGACTGAGACACTGGAGGGTTTTGGGGGCGATACTATCACAATAGTAGCCTCAACTCCCTTCCACATAACCGATGAAGAATTTGTAATAGAGGATCTGGAAGATCCGGAAGAGAGCTCTGAATATTCGGAAGTAAGTTCGGGGGTAGTTATAGAAAACGACGAGGGGAAAAGGGAAACCGGGACTGATATGTCCGATTATCTCGAATCTGAGTCAGAAGAAGCTGAACTCACAAAAATGGATGTGTTTGCTCTGCGCAGTATTCCGGCTATTGAATATATTAATGTCAATGTTGAAAAGGATGCAGAACTGAAATTCGGGGGTGAGAGCACCTGGGTCTGGGTCAAAGGTGTAGACCCTGAAGTATGGCCCAAAATCTCAAAGAAAGAACTGGAGCAGGGGCGGATGCTGAAAGCCGGGGATAGGAACGTTGTGATTCTTTCAAACGAGCTTGCAAAGGAGAGTTTTGAGAAGGAAATCAGGCTCAACCAGATGATTCTGTTAAACGGAAGGTCATATCGGGTGATCGGAATCCTGGAAGAAAATGGCGGGCTCCTGGGAGGCTTTACCGGACTTTTCGGGAGCAGTGTCTATATGCCTTACCAGGATGTGTATTCCCTTGCCAGGGATGAGGATCTTCCAGAGAGGGAAACCTACAGCTCAATAGAATTAAAACTTCACAAAGGAGCTGACTATAACTCCGCAATTCAGGAGATTGAGAATAAATTAAGAATTTCAAGAAGAGTTAATGAAGATACCCAGGATTTCTATGTTAATTCCAACAGAGAAGCAATAGAAGGCGTCAGAAAATTGATTAACGGGCTTACAGCTTTCCTGGCGTTTATTGCAGGAATTTCTCTTCTTGTAGGTTCTACAGGGATTGCCAATACCATGTTTACATCTGTACTCGAAAAAACTAAAGAGATCGGGATAATGAAAGCCATAGGAGCGAAAAATAGGGATATAATGCTGATCTTTCTTTGCAACTCCGCGATGATTAGCCTTGTAGGCGGGATTATAGGCATTCTCCTCGGCACGGCTGCAGTGCAGGCAGTCCTTCTCTTTCTCTCAATTAGGATGAATGCTCCCTTCGAGTTCGCCCTCAGCCTTAAAGCTACCTTTGTTGCAACCTTTGTTTCCATACTCGTGGGTTTGATTGCAGGGCTGGTGCCTGCAAAGAACGCCTCAGAACTGAAGCCTGTGGACGCATTGAGATATGAGTAA
- a CDS encoding MJ0548 connectase family domain-containing protein, giving the protein MTLVIAFIGKNGAVMTGDLREITFEGDKQDREKLEKELYSGAIVTDDELAEKAREFGVSITVKDCKSKIFERDGVLIGEVSSIEGGVVKKRRLYASAGNYAIAEIRDSELTLTSHAKGSTLIVLGNEFTKQIANKCFKDNWTKKSTFQDAVKILMLCMETAARKTASVSQQFYLIQTTSNVDVLKAMEIDKTQEA; this is encoded by the coding sequence ATGACCCTAGTTATCGCTTTTATCGGGAAAAACGGTGCAGTAATGACCGGAGACCTGCGGGAAATAACCTTCGAAGGAGATAAGCAGGATCGGGAAAAGCTCGAAAAGGAGCTTTACAGTGGGGCAATAGTCACGGATGACGAACTTGCAGAAAAAGCCAGAGAATTCGGGGTCAGCATAACGGTCAAGGACTGCAAAAGCAAAATCTTTGAGAGAGACGGCGTTCTGATAGGGGAAGTATCATCAATTGAAGGAGGAGTTGTCAAAAAAAGGAGACTTTATGCCTCAGCTGGAAATTACGCGATTGCCGAAATAAGAGATTCCGAATTAACCTTAACTTCGCACGCGAAAGGAAGTACCTTAATAGTCCTCGGAAACGAATTCACTAAGCAGATAGCCAATAAATGCTTCAAGGATAACTGGACGAAAAAAAGCACTTTTCAAGATGCTGTAAAAATCCTCATGCTCTGTATGGAAACAGCAGCGAGGAAAACTGCGTCTGTGAGCCAGCAGTTCTATTTAATTCAGACAACTTCGAATGTTGATGTTTTGAAAGCTATGGAAATAGATAAAACACAGGAAGCCTGA
- a CDS encoding NADH-quinone oxidoreductase subunit B family protein: MTLAKSPWIIHVNCNSCNGCDIEVVACLTPLYDAERFGILNIGTPKQADIMVVTGAVNYKNVNVLKNIYNQIPDPKVVLAVGACASTGGIFHGCYNVIGGVDQVIPVDVYVPGCTPRPEAIIDGIVACLPILEEKKKKNIKGQEVKLKGSEVPSTDNLASTTG, translated from the coding sequence ATGACACTGGCAAAATCTCCATGGATTATACACGTAAATTGTAATAGTTGTAATGGCTGTGATATTGAAGTAGTAGCCTGTCTTACCCCTTTATATGACGCTGAAAGGTTTGGTATTTTAAACATAGGCACCCCCAAGCAGGCGGACATAATGGTGGTTACAGGCGCGGTAAATTACAAAAATGTAAACGTACTTAAAAACATCTACAATCAGATTCCTGATCCAAAAGTTGTTCTGGCAGTCGGAGCCTGTGCATCCACAGGTGGGATTTTCCACGGGTGCTATAACGTAATAGGCGGAGTAGATCAGGTAATACCAGTAGATGTATATGTTCCAGGCTGCACTCCAAGGCCTGAAGCCATAATTGACGGAATAGTGGCATGCCTCCCAATACTTGAAGAAAAGAAGAAAAAGAATATCAAAGGACAGGAGGTAAAACTCAAAGGAAGTGAAGTGCCATCAACCGATAATTTGGCGAGCACGACAGGCTGA
- a CDS encoding helix-turn-helix transcriptional regulator: MKTRIKEFRARYDLTQEALAKMVGVRRETIVFLEKGKYNPSLKLAYKISKCLGTTIDELFIFEDSDLE, encoded by the coding sequence GTGAAAACAAGGATAAAGGAATTCCGGGCGAGGTATGACCTTACTCAGGAAGCCCTTGCAAAAATGGTAGGAGTACGGAGAGAAACAATAGTCTTCCTTGAGAAAGGAAAATACAACCCCTCTCTCAAGCTTGCGTACAAGATCTCAAAGTGTCTGGGAACCACAATCGATGAATTATTTATCTTTGAAGATTCGGATCTTGAATGA